In Amphiprion ocellaris isolate individual 3 ecotype Okinawa chromosome 2, ASM2253959v1, whole genome shotgun sequence, the genomic stretch gaaattgctatttggGCCAGCCCCAACTGAAGGATCATGAAACCCTAGTGTTGTGTGGATGCTCGGTATAAACATAGCAGAAGTTGtacatttgaaaatgaaaaccaGTTACTGTAAATGTAGCCCAGGGCTCAACAATCTGAGGAAATGATCTAATTTTGATTATTATGACAAATTAGCCCTGCTGTAGCCTTAGTGTACTCTTGTACTGAGAAAAACCTACAATCTGCAAATGTGGAGTTTACAAACTGTTTATCAGATAGCAAGGCTTTGCAAAAAGACACCATCCAGTAGCATTGTGGGTATTTTTTGGATGAGATGGACTGAGCGTAAATATCACTGTCCCACAAACTAAACTCTACCAGAGTACCTGAACATCAGTGTATTTAACAGGGTTTAGTACACAAAAGAAAATCTTGGTGGGCAGACATTGTACCAAATGATCGCAGGGAAAAAATATTAGCAGTTTATTTgtagatggaaaaaaatattgaaatgagAACAACAGACAAGACCAGACCAGTGTGGACCAACAatattcatatgatttctgGAGATAGAACGATATCAGCTGGAGATCGCAGTACGACAGCTATTAATGAAGGTAACTCAGACAAGTTAGCTAACTGTTAGTGATAATCTGCCCTGTTGGTTTTAAAGCTGTCATATGCAAACAGCTGTTTACTCTTGCTTTTtggctgtgtttttaaaataaagcagccACACTGATGATTTGTTGGACATTAAACATTGAATTACTTAGACCGAGCAATCTCATTTACTTTTGTGCCAGTTCACCTGTGAGCCTGGGGGTGTTCACAGGTATTCTGTTCCACCTACTGCCAAAAGTAATGAATTGATCCTCGAAGGTTGCTGCTGTAGCGATTGGTCAAACAGTGAGTGGTCAGTGAACAATTGAGCGTCTCCTCCACACAGACAGCTGATTGGAAACCATTCGTAATAACACCAGCAGTTTTTCCAATTGTTTTGTATGATGAAGTATTACTGCAGGCTCACTCGAAGCAAAGTACAAGTTTGACTGATACTCAGTTACATGAACGAATGTCTAAAGTACATAAACAATAACTTCTTTAAGTGtttccagaatgtaaaaaattaGGATCCCAtctgttttctgtatttatttagttcTGTTCTTTGTGCTTTCTGCTTCAGAGCCAGAGAGAGTTATGGAACAAGATGCAGACTGAGAGTCATTTTCATCCACAgtgtacatttattttgtaaatttttacaATTGTCTTATTTGTTCGCAGTTGACGGTTCTCGTGGAAAAGCTCTGGTACTTGGAAACAGTTCAggaagtgtttttgtgttttttagtttgtGTTCAGAGAGTTTGCAATGGAAATGTTTGGTTCTGTTGGGAGTTTCAGTGTTATTGGTGATTCACTGAACACTGTTGTTAGACAATGAAATGAGGagtatttttgttattaaacACAAAGATGGGTAACTTCTCCTTGAGTTTCAACTCCCTCTTTGTAAATAAGCTGATACGACGTATGAACCTACATGTagttccatgttttttttcagcaggTTATCAGATTCGCTCCGTGATGCTGAACTTTATTGTGACCCCTCAGCTGCTTGTGTTTGACACGTTGACTCTGTTCGTCAGATATTAAAGCTTCTGATGTGCTTTGACGTAAATGGTGACTCCGAGACCCTGAAGAGTCGCACATCTTCCTGTCAGGCTGAGGATGCTttcttaaaggaacattccccTGAAAACACTGCAGTTATGTTAAAGGAGCCTCTGCTTTCAACACACAAGAAgtccagaaaatgttttattggtcAGATACCAGAATGAATTTGAGATGCTGATATTGATCATGTGTAGGAGGACATGTAGAACCTAATTTCTGTGTTCATGTAAACCTCATATCTCCAGTATGTTGCAAACCAGGACCAGACTCAGTAAAAGGACGCATAGGTCCAGCCTCAGTGTGGACAGTGTATGAGGTTGTACCTATGTGTGGCCACAGTGCTAGTATTACTAATATTAAAGGTGAAATATATTGAGTTATTCTGTGATAAATTAAACAAGTTATAATAAGATAAATACAGAGATACTCTTAAGAGTTCGAAATTTAGATCTTAAAGTAAATTTGcttaaattgtttaattttgtggGACTAACAAGCATTCACCCTCTGATCCAAAACCAAccagtgagtttaaaatacatgttatctttttaaaaatgacatgatttatcagccagaaaccaTATACTTGGATTTCCAACAGTCCTTTAACATGTTTCGTctggaaaattaacaaaatctaagcataaaaaacaaaaaaaaaatctaaaaattctccaaataaAAACCCTTTGCACCAGATCctttagaaaacaaacaattcaGTGCTTCTTTTTCAACtaagaagccatgactgacccAGCTGTGACAACAGTCCCGAGACAATATTGTAcgttttcagatgaactgcaggccgtgtttCCACAAAGCAGAGAGGGGACAATaagaaactgacagaaaaatataatgAGCCGAATcaatgaaataaacacagctTAGTAAGAAGCGGCATATAGGGGAGCAAGTTTTCagaaagttgttggaagatgGATTCATCGCAGTGAAAGTATCTAGAGTTGATGTACAGACTTGTGAAAATACTGAActtgtagaggttgtaaaaatgtacatggtaaaatatctatagtatgttgaattactattttttttcctagTTGGTCACACCTGTAGGCagttggaaaaatatatatgttgattgcagtttttttttctttttttggtaaaataatcaaagcaattatcattttatttatggcattctaactgCATCATACTGCACCAATgacatggttgtgctgtttccgtagaagtgcaggactttatgttgcagtgaaaaatgagaacatgagtagaaatgtgacagaaaaaatagaaactaCTCGGAGTTTATAGAGTAATAACTGATTTGAAAAAGTTTATTGCGGACATCAGCAGACATCTCACGGTGTCTTTTGGCAGCAGGAAATTTTGAATTGATTTGAAATCCGAGTCACCATGAGATTAAACTcgcatttacaaaaaagaaagttatgCCGTCACGTCCTGTTTGCCGGAGCAGAGGTTCTTCTCACCAATGACCTCAGAGGTGAGCCGGCTGATTGTCTCATTATTGGTGAATAAATATTGTCTGAGTGACGTCAGAGCTGCTCACATAAAGACCTGAACGTCTCACACTGAGCCTCAGCATCCAGAGGGCAGGCTGAGGTCCACTACCCAGCATTCTTCAGCCTTTTCAGCGTCCGCCGTCACCAGGTCCAAGTTGTTCAGCGCCATGGTCAGCAGCAGGATGCTGCTCCTCgtcgcctcctgctggctgcTGGTTGTTGTGGGGAGCTGTGAGACGGCCAAAGAGGAGCGATCAATCGAGTACGACGGCATCGAGACACAAGAGGAGAAAGAACTGGTGAGTCTTGTTTCATTACTTTATGGCAGAAGATACAGATTTAGATGATACTATGAAAGCAAATGCAGCGGTAAGCTCACAGGTTATTTACTTATGTTTGTAATCTATCAGTTATGTTTACTCATTTTCAAATAGGCACAGTGTATTTATACATTAAGGTTAGGGCTCTTTGCTGCTTTGAGTAGTGTGACACGTGAAATAGAAATGGAGACTTTGGGCCTTTATGAGAAATGGAGTTTCAGTCTGAAGTAATTTGTCAAAATACTGCATGTAGACTGATAAGATCAGCGGATTTCCATCAGTTAACTCTTTGAACTACTGTAAAAAGGAGTGTTGTGTTCACTGTCATACTGTAAATACGCAGCTACTCTTGTACATCACTTTGAGAAAATCCTGGACATATTCTACCTTTCTATAACAATAGACAAGTTTACTTAGCAACTTTTCACTAGTCTGTTTTGTAATGTCGTGAGAGTCTTAGTGGTTTCTTCacaacaatagtaataataaaaagaggTACAAACATTTTGGCTGCAACTGCAAAGTGACATCTATCTGTTTATTAATGGCTTCACTGACATGAATGTCAGGTGAACATTACTAAGGTGTTAACAATAAATAGACCCCATTAAACCTGATGATGACAAATGCTTATGCAGGATGTTTACATTGGTGGGAATTTCTCTGATGAATCTTGAGTCAGACGTCGACATCTGTTTTCTGCTCAGATTGAAGCTCTGCAGGAAGTTCTGGAGAAGCTGAAGAACAAACAGCTGCCGTCATCAGAGAAGAAACTCGGCTGGCTTCCTGCTGTAAGTGCATCCATGCGTTGTGTCCTTTTGTCCTCCTGAGGCGTCCGTCTGCTCAGGTTAGGTTTTATTCTGCAGATTTCTGCTTTGACCACAGTGACTGAGACTCTCGGGGGTTTTTCCACGTCTTTATGTTCAGACAACAAATATGTAAGgagagacgcacacacacagtcagattGAATACACACACTCGTTACACAGCTGTGCATGCATGAACACACTGGcaatgagagaaaaacacagagcaaGTCACACTAACAGGAGAAAATCATGGAGACAGTAGGCCTCTGAACACAGAAAGTGACACAAACCTTTATAGTctgttttaataaatgtttatgtCGCTTTCAGTCTCTTGTCATTTTAtctcttttgtggtcattttgtgtctgatggtTTTGTATccatctgtggttgttttctttctggtcGTCTCattgtgttggtttgtgtttttatagtttttgaatTGCAAACATCTGTCAAAGGATTTTTGAATCACGACCTTCAGTGTCTGAATGAAGAAGTGTCAGTTTCAGTAACTTTAGCAGTTGTTTCAGAAACGCGTTCCATCAACATGATATCTAGTGTTAGAGAGCAGTGCTGGATGTGTACCGAAACTcacctttgtgtgtgttgtgtgtcagtgtgatgCAGGCGAGCAGTGCGCGGTGCGTAAAGCTTCGAGGATCGGGAAGCTGTGTGGATGTCCCAGAGGAACCGTCTGTAACTTCAACGTCCTCAAGTGTCTCTAAAACTCAAGCACAAACATCCTTCTGTTGGGAAAGCACCAAGTAAAGGCAGGTTTTTAAAAACTCCACTCgcctgtgtttttatgttttagtcTGTCTTAAGTTCCAAGCATCTCGCTGCCAGTTACACCAACACTGCCTCAAATACTTTTACATTACAATAGAAATTAATGGAAAACTTAAAGATTGTTCACCAACTAAAACCCAGTCTTGTTCCAAAAATGTGATTCTAATGTGTAACTCACttttgaacttttaaaaaactgagaGCAGGCTCACAGTTGAATAAAACAAGTAGCAATTTATAAAGTAAAAGATTTATCCTGATTAACTTTCGTTGCAGTTGTACTAAAATTAAAGCAGCCACTAATCTTTCTGTCCCAATAGGCATCAATGGTTGCTGTAAGTAAATTACTGATAAAACCAGTAAAGTCAAACAGCTGTTCTTTAGTATGAAGATAAAACACGTTAATACGTTTGGTCATCTCTGAATTATAACCTGTATCTGACTTCTGTTTAAATACTTGAAATAGTGTGAACAGCACTGTTTGTGCAGTGGGGGATAAATTTGGGATGTGTTAAATGTGGTCTCCTACGTTTTTTTCTCCATCCAATGACTGTTATCCTGCACCTGTAATATTTCAAGGTATTCGATACAGACCAGTGTGTGgacacgtttttgtcatttccaagacttgttgagtcattttggacaatatgtGGATCATTGTGGGCacgttcttgttttgtttttgttttgtttttttttgataaattgagtcattttggacaatattttgtCAGACATTACAGAATTTGTTTCccttcattttggacatttaactTACTAACCAAGCAGCTAATTTCTGTGTTACCTTTCAGTCAGACTAAAAACAGTTTGTGTAaaagtctttcttttttaatctgCAGGAGGCTTGCGGTTTTCAGTTAGGAGAATACTTTTGTTTCCCTAAATCCCCCCTTAAGGGAGGTGGAGAGCACCAAGTTAGCACGACCAATAGAGACACAGTATTTGGAGGCTGAAATAGACAGGAACAATCCTTAAAGTTTcataacatgaaataaaaagtgcTGAGGTGATTAGTTCAACTAAGGACAAAGGAAACGTTGCAGTTTTAGAAACTCCTCAGGTTTATTGTTCAATCAAAAACATTCACCCTGAACCCCCCACTCTCAAACCAGCATCtgataaaattcaataaaagcTTCTAAGAGTCAAGTTGTTTGTCTGCTGCAGTGACAGAAGCTGCAGGCTGTGAGTTCGtctttaaaaagcacaaaaacaagcaaatgcgatttaaaaaaaacaaaacaacatcaatGGAATTGAAGTCcattcacacactgattacAGCCCAGTAGAAACCTGACCAGGAGCAGTTCGGGATTTTAAGCTTATTTTAGTTGAAGGAAACTGTGTTTAAGGATTTTCCTTTTTGGCCTAGAAAgtgaaaaagcagcagcaaagcTTCGTGTCTGTCAAGCGTGAGGAGTCCGGCAGTCAGTAAACGTCTCAGCTGTGCAGTTTAAGCAAAGTTCGTGTCCAATCATTCATCATACGACAGCGTGACGCGTCTCCATGGCGACCTGCTTGTTTATGCGGGAAGTCTGTACAGCAGTCGTTATGTCGGTCCAGGCTCCGCCTCCTACTGGACCGCAGTGCTCGCTGTTGGTGCGACAGTCCACCACACCGAGCTcctgaaacacaacacacacatccacagctGTCAGGTTAACATTTTCAATGCAGGGCTAGTACTGTGTGATATTAGTACTTAAAGTGAAGTAAAGGATCCGAAT encodes the following:
- the LOC111575991 gene encoding cocaine- and amphetamine-regulated transcript protein-like; its protein translation is MVSSRMLLLVASCWLLVVVGSCETAKEERSIEYDGIETQEEKELIEALQEVLEKLKNKQLPSSEKKLGWLPACDAGEQCAVRKASRIGKLCGCPRGTVCNFNVLKCL